A genomic segment from Ciconia boyciana chromosome 5, ASM3463844v1, whole genome shotgun sequence encodes:
- the NDNF gene encoding protein NDNF isoform X2, with amino-acid sequence MLLLRCPLLLLLLPLSSRPQKLPTRDEELFQMQIRDKAFFHDSSVIPDGAEISSYLFRDTPKRYFFVVEEDNTPLAVTVTPCDAPLEWKLSVQELPEEASGEGSGEPEPLEQQKQQITNEEGTELFSYKGNDVEYFVSSSSPSGLYQLDLLSTEKDTHFKVYATTTPESDQPYPELPYDPRIDVTSLGRTTVTLAWKPSPTASLLKQPIQYCIVINKEHNFKSLCAVEAKLSSDDAFMMAPKPGLDFSPFDFAHFGFPSDSNSGKERGFLKSSPKFGRQISSKPRVDLHKVCIGNKNIFTVSDLKPDTQYYFDMFAVNTNTNMSTAYVGTFARTKEEAKQKTVELKDGKVTDVFIKRKGAKFLRFAPVSSHQKVTFSVHSCLDAVQIQVRRDGKLLLSQNVEGVRQFQLRGKAKAKYLIRLKGSKKGASMLKILATTRPNKQLFPSLPEDTRIKAFDKLRTCSSVTVAWLGTQERNKFCIYKREVDDNYNEEQKKREQNQCLGPDTRKKSGKVLCKYFHSQNIQKAVTTETIRGLQPGKSYLLDVYVIGHGGHSVKYQSKLVKTRKFC; translated from the exons ATGCTCCTGCTGCgctgcccgctgctgctgctgctgctgccgctcaGCTCCAGGCCCCAGAAGTTACCCACCAGGGATGAGGAGCTTTTCCAAATGCAGATCCGggacaaagcattttttcatgATTCGTCGGTCATCCCAGATGGAGCTGAAATTAGCAGCTACCTCTTCCGAGACACCCCTAAAAG GTATTTCTTTGTGGTTGAAGAGGACAACACTCCCTTAGCAGTGACAGTGACACCATGCGATGCCCCTCTGGAGTGGAAACTGAGTGTGCAAGAGCTCCCAGAGGAAGCCAGTGGAGAAGGTTCAG GTGAACCAGAACCTCTCgagcaacagaaacagcagattACTAATGAGGAAGGCACAGAGCTGTTCTCTTACAAAGGCAATGATGTTGAGTACTTTGTGTCCTCTAGTTCCCCGTCTGGTTTGTACCAACTAGATCTGCTGTCGACAGAGAAAGatacacattttaaagtgtATGCAACCACTACTCCAGAGTCGGACCAACCTTATCCTGAATTACCTTACGATCCTAGAATCGATGTCACTTCTCTGGGACGTACAACAGTGACGCTGGCCTGGAAACCAAGTCCCACCGCCTCCTTACTGAAGCAGCCAATTCAGTATTGCATAGTCATCAATAAAGAACACAATTTCAAAAGCCTCTGTGCTGTTGAAGCCAAGCTCAGTTCTGACGATGCCTTCATGATGGCTCCAAAACCAGGTCTGGATTTCAGTCCATTTGACTTTGCCCATTTTGGCTTCCCCTCAGACAGCAACTCCGGCAAGGAACGTGGTTTCCTAAAATCATCACCAAAGTTTGGGCGCCAAATATCCTCAAAGCCGAGAGTTGACCTGCATAAAGTTTGTATCGGGAACAAGAACATCTTCACAGTGTCTGACCTGAAGCCCGATACGCAGTACTACTTTGACATGTTTGCAGTAAATACCAACACTAACATGAGCACCGCATACGTTGGCACCTTTGCCAGAACAAAGGAGGAGGCTAAACAGAAAACAGTCGAACTGAAGGACGGCAAAGTTACAGATGTATTCATCAAGAGAAAGGGAGCCAAATTTCTACGGTTTGCTCCCGTTTCATCTCACCAAAAAGTCACCTTCTCCGTTCATTCGTGCCTGGATGCTGTTCAGATCCAAGTTAGAAGAGATGGAAAACTTCTCTTGTCTCAAAACGTGGAGGGTGTGCGGCAGTTCCAGCTTcggggaaaagcaaaagctaagTATCTCATTAGgctgaaaggcagcaaaaaaggTGCTTCTATGCTGAAGATCCTGGCTACTACAAGGCCTAACAAGCAgttgtttccttctcttcctgaagATACGCGAATCAAAGCCTTTGACAAACTCCGCACGTGTTCTTCGGTCACGGTGGCGTGGCTGGGCACGCAGGAGAGAAACAAATTCTGCATCTACAAAAGGGAAGTGGATGACAATTACAACGAAgagcagaagaagagagagcagaaCCAGTGCTTGGGTCCGGATACGAGGAAGAAATCGGGAAAGGTTCTCTGTAAATACTTCCACAGCCAGAACATCCAGAAAGCAGTGACGACAGAGACAATCAGAGGCCTGCAGCCTGGCAAGTCCTACCTGCTGGATGTTTACGTGATAGGGCACGGCGGGCACTCCGTGAAATACCAGAGCAAATTGGTGAAAACGAGGAAGTTCTGTTAG
- the NDNF gene encoding protein NDNF isoform X1, giving the protein MLCANTRMLLLRCPLLLLLLPLSSRPQKLPTRDEELFQMQIRDKAFFHDSSVIPDGAEISSYLFRDTPKRYFFVVEEDNTPLAVTVTPCDAPLEWKLSVQELPEEASGEGSGEPEPLEQQKQQITNEEGTELFSYKGNDVEYFVSSSSPSGLYQLDLLSTEKDTHFKVYATTTPESDQPYPELPYDPRIDVTSLGRTTVTLAWKPSPTASLLKQPIQYCIVINKEHNFKSLCAVEAKLSSDDAFMMAPKPGLDFSPFDFAHFGFPSDSNSGKERGFLKSSPKFGRQISSKPRVDLHKVCIGNKNIFTVSDLKPDTQYYFDMFAVNTNTNMSTAYVGTFARTKEEAKQKTVELKDGKVTDVFIKRKGAKFLRFAPVSSHQKVTFSVHSCLDAVQIQVRRDGKLLLSQNVEGVRQFQLRGKAKAKYLIRLKGSKKGASMLKILATTRPNKQLFPSLPEDTRIKAFDKLRTCSSVTVAWLGTQERNKFCIYKREVDDNYNEEQKKREQNQCLGPDTRKKSGKVLCKYFHSQNIQKAVTTETIRGLQPGKSYLLDVYVIGHGGHSVKYQSKLVKTRKFC; this is encoded by the exons GATGCTCCTGCTGCgctgcccgctgctgctgctgctgctgccgctcaGCTCCAGGCCCCAGAAGTTACCCACCAGGGATGAGGAGCTTTTCCAAATGCAGATCCGggacaaagcattttttcatgATTCGTCGGTCATCCCAGATGGAGCTGAAATTAGCAGCTACCTCTTCCGAGACACCCCTAAAAG GTATTTCTTTGTGGTTGAAGAGGACAACACTCCCTTAGCAGTGACAGTGACACCATGCGATGCCCCTCTGGAGTGGAAACTGAGTGTGCAAGAGCTCCCAGAGGAAGCCAGTGGAGAAGGTTCAG GTGAACCAGAACCTCTCgagcaacagaaacagcagattACTAATGAGGAAGGCACAGAGCTGTTCTCTTACAAAGGCAATGATGTTGAGTACTTTGTGTCCTCTAGTTCCCCGTCTGGTTTGTACCAACTAGATCTGCTGTCGACAGAGAAAGatacacattttaaagtgtATGCAACCACTACTCCAGAGTCGGACCAACCTTATCCTGAATTACCTTACGATCCTAGAATCGATGTCACTTCTCTGGGACGTACAACAGTGACGCTGGCCTGGAAACCAAGTCCCACCGCCTCCTTACTGAAGCAGCCAATTCAGTATTGCATAGTCATCAATAAAGAACACAATTTCAAAAGCCTCTGTGCTGTTGAAGCCAAGCTCAGTTCTGACGATGCCTTCATGATGGCTCCAAAACCAGGTCTGGATTTCAGTCCATTTGACTTTGCCCATTTTGGCTTCCCCTCAGACAGCAACTCCGGCAAGGAACGTGGTTTCCTAAAATCATCACCAAAGTTTGGGCGCCAAATATCCTCAAAGCCGAGAGTTGACCTGCATAAAGTTTGTATCGGGAACAAGAACATCTTCACAGTGTCTGACCTGAAGCCCGATACGCAGTACTACTTTGACATGTTTGCAGTAAATACCAACACTAACATGAGCACCGCATACGTTGGCACCTTTGCCAGAACAAAGGAGGAGGCTAAACAGAAAACAGTCGAACTGAAGGACGGCAAAGTTACAGATGTATTCATCAAGAGAAAGGGAGCCAAATTTCTACGGTTTGCTCCCGTTTCATCTCACCAAAAAGTCACCTTCTCCGTTCATTCGTGCCTGGATGCTGTTCAGATCCAAGTTAGAAGAGATGGAAAACTTCTCTTGTCTCAAAACGTGGAGGGTGTGCGGCAGTTCCAGCTTcggggaaaagcaaaagctaagTATCTCATTAGgctgaaaggcagcaaaaaaggTGCTTCTATGCTGAAGATCCTGGCTACTACAAGGCCTAACAAGCAgttgtttccttctcttcctgaagATACGCGAATCAAAGCCTTTGACAAACTCCGCACGTGTTCTTCGGTCACGGTGGCGTGGCTGGGCACGCAGGAGAGAAACAAATTCTGCATCTACAAAAGGGAAGTGGATGACAATTACAACGAAgagcagaagaagagagagcagaaCCAGTGCTTGGGTCCGGATACGAGGAAGAAATCGGGAAAGGTTCTCTGTAAATACTTCCACAGCCAGAACATCCAGAAAGCAGTGACGACAGAGACAATCAGAGGCCTGCAGCCTGGCAAGTCCTACCTGCTGGATGTTTACGTGATAGGGCACGGCGGGCACTCCGTGAAATACCAGAGCAAATTGGTGAAAACGAGGAAGTTCTGTTAG